Proteins found in one Candidatus Bathyarchaeota archaeon genomic segment:
- a CDS encoding M81 family metallopeptidase — translation MKILTGMISHETNIFSNIVTDLKKFEERTLLRGREGLDFYTGTRSPIGGFIDASKTYGFELVPTVFASASPSGKVTDEAFETLLEEVLRGIKENRDLDGVLLHLHGAGVTESSDDLEGEVLRAVREECGGGIPIISTFDFHANYTELMLKMADILVGWDTYPHVDSYERSLDAGGLMMAMIKGELKPASVMKKPPMMPAPQAQYTGRHPMKVVMERALAIEREEGVANVTVAGGFPWSDHRDVGVAVIVTTNNDPGLAEEKAQEISDLIWSLRRDFLVRPIPVREALREAMKGKGPYVLADIGDNPGGGAPSDGTFVLRAMLEMGVKDAVIAVVWDPEAVSEAIKAGVGNMVTLRVGGKTDEFHGRPVEVKGRVRIISDGRFQNKGPMMTGVWTEMGRTVVLECNGVDLIMAERRLQPTDLQLYRSLGIEPTEKRIIVVKSSVHYRASHEPIAEKVIELDTPGLTSPRLAGLPFKRIRRPIFPLDPEMLGIVELKGFEEE, via the coding sequence ATGAAGATATTAACTGGTATGATCTCTCATGAGACCAACATCTTCTCGAACATAGTCACAGACCTTAAGAAGTTCGAGGAGAGAACGCTTCTGAGAGGGAGAGAGGGGCTGGATTTCTACACAGGCACTAGGAGCCCCATCGGGGGCTTTATAGATGCCTCGAAGACCTATGGCTTCGAGCTGGTGCCGACTGTCTTCGCCAGCGCCTCCCCCTCAGGGAAGGTTACAGATGAGGCTTTCGAGACACTCCTAGAGGAGGTTTTGAGGGGTATCAAGGAGAACAGGGATCTGGATGGGGTCCTTCTCCACCTCCACGGGGCGGGCGTGACGGAGTCCTCAGACGACCTGGAGGGGGAGGTTCTCAGGGCGGTGAGGGAGGAATGCGGAGGTGGGATCCCCATCATATCTACCTTCGACTTCCACGCTAACTACACGGAGCTTATGCTGAAAATGGCCGATATCTTGGTTGGATGGGATACCTACCCCCATGTGGACAGTTATGAGCGCTCCTTGGACGCCGGGGGGCTCATGATGGCCATGATAAAGGGCGAACTCAAGCCCGCAAGCGTTATGAAGAAGCCCCCTATGATGCCTGCCCCCCAGGCCCAGTATACCGGTCGCCATCCGATGAAGGTCGTCATGGAGAGGGCTCTGGCCATCGAGAGGGAGGAGGGGGTGGCGAATGTGACGGTTGCGGGGGGCTTCCCATGGTCAGATCACAGGGACGTGGGTGTCGCCGTCATAGTCACCACGAACAACGACCCAGGCCTGGCTGAGGAGAAGGCCCAAGAAATATCCGATCTCATCTGGAGCCTTAGAAGGGACTTCCTGGTCAGGCCTATACCGGTCCGCGAGGCCTTGAGGGAGGCGATGAAGGGGAAGGGTCCTTACGTCCTTGCGGACATAGGGGATAATCCAGGGGGAGGAGCCCCAAGCGATGGAACCTTCGTGCTCAGGGCGATGCTGGAGATGGGGGTTAAAGACGCCGTCATAGCCGTGGTCTGGGACCCAGAAGCAGTCTCAGAAGCCATAAAGGCAGGCGTAGGGAATATGGTAACCCTTAGGGTTGGAGGCAAAACCGATGAGTTTCACGGGCGGCCTGTGGAGGTAAAGGGCAGGGTCAGGATCATAAGCGATGGGAGGTTCCAGAATAAGGGGCCGATGATGACCGGGGTCTGGACGGAGATGGGGAGGACCGTGGTTCTGGAGTGCAACGGGGTGGACCTGATAATGGCGGAGAGGCGCCTCCAGCCCACAGATCTCCAGCTGTACAGGAGCCTTGGAATAGAGCCAACAGAAAAGAGGATAATCGTGGTCAAGTCCTCGGTGCATTACAGGGCTTCCCACGAGCCCATAGCGGAGAAGGTTATAGAGCTGGATACCCCTGGTTTGACGAGCCCCCGACTAGCAGGCCTCCCCTTCAAGAGGATAAGGAGGCCCATATTCCCATTAGACCCCGAGATGCTCGGGATAGTAGAACTAAAGGGATTTGAGGAAGAGTAA
- a CDS encoding phosphoenolpyruvate carboxykinase (GTP) — protein MDEYLQRGGLKSNLIYGENLEKLKALENPHVMEIVERFVKLCEPSRVLVVTDDPEEIAHIRRMAIEKGEEMRLKLEGHTVHFDGYYDQGRDRASTAVLMPGGRKLSYGINTVDRDKGLREVLDLLKGSMRGKDLIVRFFCLGPTNSRFSIGALQLTDSYYVAHSEDLLYRSGYEQFKRLKGSKDFFTFIHSAGELDERGCSKNPDKRRIYIDLQEGKVYSVNTQYAGNTVGLKKLALRLAIYKANKEDWLAEHMLIMGVRPEGKNRVTYFTGAYPSYCGKTSTAMIPGQTIVGDDLAYLRMDEEGRARAVNVESGIFGVIADVNPIDDPLIYRALTTPRELIFSNVLVADGVPYWLGMGRDDIPKRGINHSGEWWEGKRDAEGQLIPFAHPNARYTMRLKELDNVDPMLDEPDGVVVRGILYGGRDSDTNVPILEAFDWEHGVYIGATIESETTAATLDKVGVKSFNPMSNLDFMVVPLGTYITNHIEFGKRLKLRPKVYATNYFLKHEGRYTNEKVDKKVWLIWAEGRIHEEYEAIKTPVGYIPVYEDLRALFRQVFQRDYAEADYTIQFSIRVDKLLEKCARMEAIYKNEEGMPREFWEVHNRIKKGLEILREETGKPVVPPSYFS, from the coding sequence ATGGATGAATACCTTCAAAGAGGAGGATTGAAGTCCAATCTCATATATGGGGAGAATTTGGAGAAGCTTAAGGCTCTGGAGAATCCCCATGTTATGGAGATAGTTGAGAGGTTTGTGAAGCTCTGTGAGCCCTCAAGGGTTCTTGTGGTCACCGACGACCCCGAGGAGATAGCCCACATCCGAAGGATGGCCATAGAGAAGGGGGAGGAGATGAGGCTAAAGCTGGAGGGGCACACGGTGCATTTCGATGGATACTACGACCAGGGGAGGGATAGGGCGAGCACCGCCGTACTAATGCCAGGCGGGAGGAAGCTGAGCTATGGGATAAACACAGTCGACAGGGATAAGGGGCTGAGGGAGGTTTTAGACCTGCTTAAAGGCTCGATGAGGGGTAAGGACCTTATAGTCAGGTTCTTCTGCCTGGGCCCCACAAACTCTAGGTTCTCCATTGGAGCCCTCCAGCTGACAGACTCCTATTATGTTGCCCACAGCGAGGACCTCCTATACAGGAGCGGATACGAGCAGTTCAAGAGGCTCAAGGGGTCTAAAGACTTCTTCACCTTCATCCACTCTGCTGGAGAGCTAGATGAGAGGGGGTGCTCAAAGAACCCGGATAAGAGGAGAATCTACATAGACCTCCAGGAGGGTAAGGTATACTCTGTTAACACCCAGTATGCTGGTAATACTGTAGGGCTGAAGAAGCTCGCCCTGCGCCTAGCCATATATAAGGCTAACAAGGAGGACTGGCTTGCCGAGCACATGCTGATCATGGGGGTCAGGCCTGAGGGAAAGAACAGGGTTACATACTTCACCGGAGCCTACCCAAGCTACTGCGGGAAGACCTCAACGGCGATGATACCAGGCCAGACGATCGTGGGAGACGACCTGGCCTACCTCAGGATGGATGAGGAGGGGCGCGCCAGGGCTGTGAATGTCGAGTCTGGGATATTCGGGGTCATCGCAGACGTCAACCCCATAGATGACCCCCTCATATACAGGGCCCTCACAACACCTAGGGAGCTGATATTCTCGAATGTCCTTGTAGCTGATGGGGTTCCATACTGGCTAGGGATGGGTAGGGATGACATCCCGAAGAGGGGCATAAACCACTCCGGGGAGTGGTGGGAGGGGAAGAGGGATGCGGAGGGGCAACTGATCCCCTTTGCTCATCCGAACGCCAGGTATACCATGCGCCTGAAGGAGCTAGACAATGTGGACCCGATGCTGGACGAGCCAGATGGGGTTGTGGTGAGGGGCATCTTATACGGTGGCCGGGACTCAGACACGAACGTCCCTATCCTCGAGGCCTTCGACTGGGAGCACGGGGTATACATAGGAGCCACTATCGAGTCGGAGACCACGGCTGCAACCTTAGATAAAGTGGGGGTTAAGTCCTTCAATCCCATGTCCAACCTTGATTTCATGGTTGTACCCTTAGGAACCTACATAACCAACCACATCGAGTTCGGGAAGAGGCTTAAGCTCCGCCCAAAGGTCTATGCTACCAACTACTTCCTTAAGCATGAGGGTAGATACACCAACGAGAAGGTCGACAAGAAGGTCTGGCTTATCTGGGCTGAGGGGAGGATCCACGAGGAATACGAGGCCATAAAGACGCCCGTTGGATACATACCAGTATACGAAGACCTAAGAGCCCTCTTCAGGCAGGTATTCCAGAGGGATTATGCGGAGGCCGACTACACCATCCAATTCTCGATCAGAGTGGATAAGCTCCTAGAGAAATGCGCGAGGATGGAGGCCATATACAAAAACGAGGAGGGGATGCCTAGAGAGTTCTGGGAGGTCCATAACAGGATAAAGAAGGGCCTGGAGATCCTAAGAGAGGAGACTGGAAAACCCGTTGTGCCCCCATCCTACTTCTCTTAG
- a CDS encoding DUF72 domain-containing protein → MIGLKMILVGTCGWSRIYEFLPPSKLSVGELRAYSEIFKVVEVDSSFYRFHKAETYRGWRRSVSEDFEFTLKCYRSITHEAMMRPTDEALRGMERMAEAARACGAQVLLLQTPASLRACEESYESLNTFFERVVNVRVRLAWETRGSSWEAGEGLRMLQEILKRFNLIHVVDPLKMPPAWEADTLYFRLHGLPGYNLEYSYTNGNLETLLEKIKPLKERRVYIFFNNYAMYRDAYRFQKLLEDGKPPPSPFGPRSVFWALKPYEKWPASKTELIERCGRWRCWVAPDRRILLGEVLKHLEDRVYEGVEEVLAEAERVWRLTGFPSDVSI, encoded by the coding sequence ATGATAGGGTTGAAGATGATCCTCGTAGGGACCTGCGGATGGTCGAGGATCTACGAGTTTCTCCCCCCATCGAAGCTTAGTGTTGGGGAGTTGAGAGCCTATTCTGAAATCTTCAAGGTTGTGGAGGTGGACAGCAGCTTCTACAGGTTTCATAAGGCAGAGACATATAGGGGCTGGAGGAGGAGCGTCTCTGAGGATTTCGAGTTCACGTTGAAATGCTATAGGTCCATAACCCATGAGGCCATGATGAGGCCGACTGATGAGGCCCTCAGGGGGATGGAGAGGATGGCGGAGGCGGCTAGGGCTTGCGGCGCTCAGGTCCTCCTACTCCAGACACCCGCAAGCCTGAGAGCCTGTGAGGAGTCTTATGAAAGCCTCAACACCTTCTTCGAGAGGGTTGTAAATGTGAGGGTTAGGCTAGCTTGGGAGACTAGAGGGAGCAGTTGGGAGGCGGGAGAGGGTTTGAGGATGCTCCAAGAGATCCTGAAGAGGTTTAACCTGATCCATGTCGTCGACCCCTTAAAGATGCCTCCGGCCTGGGAGGCCGATACCCTCTACTTCAGGCTCCATGGACTACCCGGCTACAACCTGGAGTATAGTTACACAAACGGGAATTTGGAAACCCTCCTGGAGAAGATTAAGCCTCTCAAGGAGAGAAGGGTCTACATCTTCTTCAACAACTACGCCATGTACCGTGACGCCTACAGGTTCCAAAAGCTCCTCGAGGATGGTAAGCCTCCCCCCTCACCATTCGGGCCTAGATCGGTCTTCTGGGCGCTGAAACCATACGAGAAGTGGCCAGCGTCGAAGACCGAGCTGATTGAGAGGTGTGGTAGATGGAGGTGCTGGGTGGCTCCAGATAGGAGAATCCTCCTCGGAGAGGTTTTGAAGCATCTCGAAGATCGAGTATATGAGGGTGTAGAAGAGGTTTTGGCAGAGGCTGAAAGAGTCTGGAGGCTGACAGGTTTTCCCTCAGATGTGTCGATATAG
- a CDS encoding HEPN domain-containing protein, with amino-acid sequence MDERSYSKTCFYAQQASEKAVKALMIKRYGSYKEIQSVADLLKIVRGFIHVDESIISKGTGLNSFYIHEVSELMA; translated from the coding sequence ATGGATGAAAGGAGCTATAGCAAGACCTGCTTCTACGCCCAACAAGCATCTGAAAAGGCCGTTAAGGCATTGATGATAAAGCGCTATGGAAGCTATAAAGAGATTCAAAGTGTGGCCGACCTTCTAAAGATAGTTAGGGGCTTCATCCATGTCGATGAAAGTATTATATCGAAGGGAACAGGTTTGAATAGTTTTTATATCCACGAGGTATCCGAGCTCATGGCCTAG
- a CDS encoding glutamate mutase L: MEPSYILATDVGSTTTKARFFGRVDGRWRFIASGEAPTTVEKPVEDVTMGVRNAIREVEELTGHTIMEGASDELSIIMPYKGDKLGVDIYVSTSSAGGGLQMLVQGVVKSITAESAQRAALGAGAIVMDVLSVDDGRDDYYKIETLRFLRPDIVLLAGGTDGGDKTHVLEMAELLSKARPRPRLGAEYLLPVIYAGNVAVREDVKKMLRDDFDVIITDNLRPRIEVEQVEQARNAILYLFMEHVMAHAPGYDKLKKLVSTSIMPTPAGEGMMIRTFSEMRNVNVIGVGLGGATTNIYSNFEGRFLRTVSANLGMSYSVGNVFKEAGAENVLRWIPFEMDVKNLMEVVYNKMIRPTTIPITVEDLVIEHSLAREAIRLGFNHHKYLARELKGVKKERTISDIFEEVKPEDTYIEMFNVSHIIGTGGLLSRAPRRNQSMIILTDAFQPRGFTSLLQDSVFMMPHLGVLSTIQKEIALDIFEKECLVHMGTVVAGVGIDKTGAKVATIELEWEGGKKTFDLSFGQIIREPIPRDKNVKVRVSPTNNFDFGKGFGKFVERTVSGGVVGIVFDGRGRPIYLPEDERERKKLIIDWYDSMDLYPKSKIEEWRKSL; this comes from the coding sequence ATGGAACCGAGCTATATACTTGCGACGGATGTAGGGAGCACGACGACGAAGGCCAGGTTCTTCGGAAGAGTGGATGGCCGTTGGAGGTTCATAGCCAGTGGTGAGGCCCCTACAACGGTGGAGAAGCCGGTAGAGGATGTCACGATGGGCGTGAGAAACGCCATAAGGGAGGTTGAGGAGCTAACCGGCCACACCATAATGGAGGGTGCCAGCGATGAACTATCCATCATAATGCCCTACAAGGGGGATAAACTCGGGGTAGATATCTATGTCTCCACGAGCAGCGCCGGGGGTGGTCTCCAGATGCTTGTTCAGGGAGTTGTGAAATCCATCACCGCGGAGAGCGCCCAGAGGGCTGCGCTAGGCGCCGGGGCTATCGTGATGGACGTATTGTCGGTCGATGATGGGAGGGACGACTACTATAAGATAGAGACCCTGAGGTTTCTGAGGCCGGATATCGTCCTTTTAGCCGGGGGCACAGATGGGGGTGATAAGACTCATGTACTGGAGATGGCCGAGCTGCTGTCTAAGGCGAGGCCTAGGCCGAGGCTTGGAGCCGAATATCTACTACCCGTCATCTACGCTGGCAATGTCGCAGTGAGAGAGGATGTTAAGAAGATGCTCAGGGACGACTTCGACGTCATAATAACAGATAACCTCCGTCCAAGGATAGAGGTCGAGCAGGTGGAGCAGGCTAGAAACGCTATACTATATCTCTTCATGGAGCATGTGATGGCCCATGCGCCTGGATATGACAAGCTGAAGAAGCTCGTATCCACCTCGATAATGCCCACCCCAGCCGGTGAGGGAATGATGATAAGAACCTTCTCTGAGATGAGAAATGTGAATGTTATAGGCGTTGGATTGGGAGGGGCCACAACCAACATATACTCGAACTTCGAGGGTAGATTTCTACGCACCGTCAGCGCTAATCTAGGTATGAGCTATAGCGTAGGGAACGTCTTCAAAGAGGCAGGTGCAGAGAATGTACTTAGATGGATCCCATTCGAGATGGATGTTAAGAACCTCATGGAGGTTGTCTATAATAAGATGATAAGGCCTACGACCATTCCCATAACGGTGGAAGATCTGGTTATTGAACATTCACTAGCAAGGGAGGCCATAAGGCTGGGGTTCAATCATCACAAATATCTAGCAAGAGAGCTGAAGGGGGTTAAGAAGGAGAGGACTATATCGGATATATTTGAGGAGGTTAAACCTGAGGACACATACATAGAGATGTTTAATGTTAGCCATATAATAGGAACAGGGGGCCTCCTATCCAGGGCTCCGAGAAGAAATCAATCCATGATCATACTCACAGATGCCTTCCAGCCGAGAGGATTCACCTCCCTCCTCCAGGACAGTGTATTCATGATGCCCCACCTCGGGGTCCTCTCAACAATCCAGAAAGAGATAGCCCTGGACATATTCGAGAAGGAGTGCCTAGTCCACATGGGAACTGTCGTGGCGGGTGTTGGAATAGACAAGACAGGTGCAAAAGTAGCAACCATAGAACTAGAATGGGAGGGTGGGAAAAAGACATTCGACCTATCGTTCGGCCAGATTATACGAGAACCAATCCCCAGAGATAAAAATGTTAAGGTTAGGGTTAGCCCAACAAACAACTTTGACTTTGGAAAGGGATTCGGGAAATTCGTTGAGAGGACTGTCAGCGGAGGAGTGGTTGGAATCGTATTCGATGGAAGGGGAAGACCAATATATCTTCCAGAGGATGAAAGAGAAAGGAAGAAACTTATAATTGATTGGTACGACTCCATGGATCTATATCCAAAAAGTAAAATCGAAGAATGGAGAAAAAGCCTATGA